A part of Variovorax sp. HW608 genomic DNA contains:
- the hmgA gene encoding homogentisate 1,2-dioxygenase, which yields MTKASAPERRYQSGFGNEYATEAVPGALPQGRNSPQRAPFDLYPELISGTAFTAPRHQNRRTWVYRRQPSVVAGRYQAYTQRLWTTGADREIALPPEPMRWGPIPLDNAEVDFIDGMRTLAANGDADAQAGIAAHVYIASKSMDRRAFVNADGEMLFVPQQGRLEITTEMGVLDVKPGEIALVPRGVVFKVNLPEGLSRGYVCENYGAQFRLPELGPIGSNGLANARDFQAPVAAYEDATVAYELVKKFGGRFWSAPTRHSPFNVVAWHGNLAPVKYDTQHFMTIGSISYDHPDPSIFTVLTSPSDTPGTANCDFVIFPPRWLVMEDTFRPPWYHRNLMSEFMGLVYGEYDAKPGGFKPGGASLHNCMVPHGPDEEAFEKASHSDLQPQKLDNTLAFMFESRYRFVPSGYAMQSPALDQNYADCWAGLTDKFKP from the coding sequence ATGACGAAAGCATCCGCACCCGAGCGCCGTTACCAGAGCGGCTTCGGCAACGAATACGCCACCGAGGCCGTCCCCGGTGCGCTGCCGCAGGGCCGCAACAGCCCGCAGCGCGCGCCCTTCGACCTTTATCCCGAGTTGATCTCCGGCACCGCCTTCACCGCGCCGCGCCACCAGAACCGCCGCACCTGGGTCTACCGCCGCCAGCCCTCGGTGGTCGCCGGCCGCTACCAGGCCTACACGCAGCGGCTCTGGACGACCGGTGCCGATCGCGAGATCGCGCTGCCGCCCGAGCCGATGCGCTGGGGCCCGATCCCGCTGGACAACGCCGAGGTCGATTTCATCGACGGCATGCGCACGCTGGCCGCCAACGGCGATGCCGACGCGCAGGCCGGCATCGCCGCGCACGTCTACATCGCCAGCAAGTCGATGGACCGGCGCGCCTTCGTCAACGCCGACGGCGAAATGCTCTTCGTGCCGCAGCAGGGCCGCCTCGAGATCACGACCGAAATGGGCGTGCTCGACGTCAAGCCCGGCGAGATCGCATTGGTGCCGCGGGGCGTGGTGTTCAAGGTCAATCTCCCCGAGGGACTATCGCGCGGCTACGTCTGCGAGAACTACGGCGCGCAGTTCCGCCTGCCCGAACTCGGCCCGATCGGCTCGAACGGCCTTGCCAATGCGCGCGACTTCCAGGCGCCGGTGGCCGCCTACGAAGATGCGACCGTCGCCTACGAACTCGTGAAGAAGTTCGGCGGCCGCTTCTGGTCGGCGCCGACCAGGCATTCGCCCTTCAACGTGGTCGCCTGGCACGGCAACCTCGCGCCGGTGAAGTACGACACCCAGCACTTCATGACCATCGGCTCGATCAGCTACGACCATCCGGACCCGTCGATCTTCACGGTGCTCACCTCGCCGTCGGACACGCCCGGGACGGCCAACTGCGACTTCGTGATCTTCCCGCCGCGCTGGCTGGTCATGGAAGACACCTTCCGTCCGCCCTGGTACCACCGCAACCTCATGAGCGAATTCATGGGGCTGGTCTACGGCGAGTACGACGCCAAGCCCGGCGGCTTCAAGCCGGGCGGTGCGAGCCTGCATAACTGCATGGTGCCGCACGGCCCCGACGAGGAAGCCTTCGAGAAGGCGAGCCACAGCGACCTCCAGCCGCAGAAGCTCGACAACACGCTGGCCTTCATGTTCGAAAGCCGTTATCGCTTCGTTCCTTCCGGGTATGCGATGCAAAGCCCCGCGCTCGACCAGAACTACGCCGACTGCTGGGCCGGCCTCACGGACAAATTCAAGCCATGA
- a CDS encoding DUF2783 domain-containing protein: MTTANLITTPNFEAPDDFYEALIEAHQGLSTEESHAYNARLVLVLANHIGSTTVLRQAFEAAAVPAR, from the coding sequence ATGACCACTGCGAACCTCATCACCACACCGAATTTCGAGGCGCCCGACGATTTCTACGAGGCGCTCATCGAAGCCCACCAGGGATTGAGCACCGAGGAAAGCCACGCCTACAACGCGCGCCTCGTGCTCGTGCTCGCCAACCACATCGGCTCCACCACCGTCCTGCGCCAGGCCTTTGAGGCCGCCGCGGTACCTGCCCGCTGA
- a CDS encoding FAD-dependent oxidoreductase, translated as MAASTSTAGATVDYQSLRFDYKRHPDQDAAQPVRHPVVVVGAGPVGLALAIDLAQQQVPVVLLDNDNTLSTGSRAICFAKRTLEIFDRLGCADPVVDKGVSWKLGKVYFKDEQVYHFDLLPEAGHERPAFINLQQYYVEGYLAERVAELPLVDLRWNNKVIGIEQNADRALVTIETPEGTYQLEADYVAACDGSKSNMRQMLGQEAKGRIFRDRFLIADVNMDTDLPTERKFWFDPPFHPGQSVLLHKQADDMWRIDFQLGWDADPVEERKPENIIPRVRAMLDSIGHEEVQFTIEWASVYTFACQRMEHFRHGRVLFAGDSAHGVSPFGARGANSGVQDTDNLAWKLAAVLRHEAPDALLDTYASEREYAADENILNSTRATDFITPKSEVSRLFRDAVLELSKRHAFARTLVNSGRLSVPSTLRDSPLNTADVDAFAGRMVPGAPAADAPIVRADGSTGWLLRELCPASQANAATRFTALVFGHGEAAERSREALAKSDLPLTIVTIADTSEGALAAERYDAKPGTVYLLRPDQHVCARWRNPTPADVRGARDRALAKA; from the coding sequence ATGGCAGCCTCCACATCGACGGCCGGGGCCACGGTCGACTACCAGTCGCTGCGCTTCGACTACAAGCGCCACCCCGACCAGGATGCCGCGCAGCCCGTGCGCCATCCGGTCGTGGTGGTCGGCGCCGGCCCGGTGGGCCTCGCGCTCGCGATCGATCTCGCCCAGCAGCAGGTGCCGGTGGTGCTGCTCGACAACGACAACACCCTCTCCACGGGCTCGCGCGCGATCTGTTTTGCCAAGCGCACGCTCGAAATCTTCGATCGCCTCGGCTGCGCCGACCCGGTGGTCGACAAGGGCGTGTCGTGGAAGCTCGGCAAGGTCTACTTCAAGGACGAGCAGGTCTATCACTTCGACCTGCTGCCCGAGGCGGGCCACGAGCGCCCGGCCTTCATCAACCTGCAGCAGTACTACGTCGAGGGCTATCTGGCCGAGCGCGTGGCCGAGCTGCCGCTGGTCGACCTGCGCTGGAACAACAAGGTGATCGGCATCGAGCAGAACGCCGACCGCGCGCTCGTCACCATCGAGACGCCGGAAGGCACCTACCAGCTCGAAGCCGACTACGTGGCGGCCTGCGACGGCTCCAAGTCCAACATGCGCCAGATGCTCGGGCAGGAAGCCAAGGGCCGCATCTTCCGCGACCGCTTCCTGATCGCCGACGTGAACATGGACACCGACCTGCCGACCGAGCGCAAGTTCTGGTTCGACCCGCCGTTCCATCCCGGCCAGAGCGTGCTGCTGCACAAGCAGGCCGACGACATGTGGCGCATCGACTTCCAGCTCGGCTGGGATGCCGATCCGGTCGAAGAGCGCAAGCCCGAGAACATCATCCCGCGCGTGCGCGCAATGCTGGACAGCATCGGGCACGAGGAGGTGCAGTTCACCATCGAATGGGCCAGCGTCTACACCTTCGCCTGCCAGCGCATGGAGCACTTCCGCCACGGCCGGGTGCTGTTCGCGGGCGATTCGGCGCACGGCGTCTCGCCCTTCGGCGCGCGCGGGGCGAATTCCGGCGTGCAGGATACGGACAACCTTGCCTGGAAGCTCGCCGCGGTGCTGCGGCACGAAGCGCCCGATGCCCTGCTCGACACCTACGCGAGCGAACGCGAGTACGCGGCCGACGAGAACATCCTCAACTCCACCCGCGCGACCGACTTCATCACGCCCAAGAGCGAGGTGAGCCGCCTGTTCCGCGACGCGGTGCTGGAGCTGTCCAAGCGCCACGCCTTCGCGCGCACGCTGGTGAACAGCGGCCGGTTGTCGGTGCCTTCGACGCTCCGCGATTCGCCGCTCAACACCGCCGACGTGGATGCGTTCGCGGGACGCATGGTGCCGGGCGCCCCGGCGGCCGATGCGCCGATCGTGCGCGCCGACGGCAGCACCGGCTGGCTGCTGCGCGAGTTGTGTCCTGCCTCGCAGGCGAATGCCGCCACTCGCTTCACCGCGCTGGTCTTCGGCCACGGCGAAGCGGCCGAACGCAGCCGCGAGGCGCTCGCGAAGTCCGACCTGCCGCTCACCATCGTGACCATCGCGGACACCAGCGAAGGCGCGCTCGCCGCAGAGCGCTACGACGCGAAGCCGGGCACCGTCTACCTGCTGCGACCCGACCAGCATGTGTGCGCGCGCTGGCGAAATCCCACTCCCGCGGACGTGCGCGGCGCGCGCGACCGCGCACTGGCAAAGGCCTGA
- a CDS encoding MBL fold metallo-hydrolase produces MSQTKKFASQADLEEKKVTFSQISEHAWAYTAEGDPNTGIVIGDDCVLVADTQATPAMAQDVIRRIREVTDKPIKYVVLTHYHAVRVLGASAYGADQILASQDTYDLIVERGEEDKASEIGRFPRLFAGVETVPPGMTWPTMTFTGKMTLWLGKLEVQLLQLGRGHTKGDTVVWLPGEKTLLSGDLVEFDATPYAGDAYFQDWPKTLDNIAALKPKALVPGRGAALTTPDEVARGLAGTRDFIADVWASVSASAKSGKDLNTVYKETYAKLKPKYGHWVIFDHCMPFDVTRCYDEATKYADPRIWTAERDVEMWKALEG; encoded by the coding sequence ATGAGCCAGACCAAGAAGTTCGCCAGCCAGGCCGACCTGGAAGAGAAGAAGGTCACCTTCAGCCAGATTTCCGAGCACGCCTGGGCCTACACGGCCGAGGGCGACCCCAACACCGGCATCGTGATCGGCGACGACTGCGTGCTGGTGGCCGACACCCAGGCCACGCCCGCGATGGCGCAGGACGTGATCCGCCGCATCCGCGAAGTCACCGACAAGCCGATCAAGTACGTGGTGCTCACGCATTACCACGCAGTGCGCGTGCTCGGCGCCAGCGCCTACGGGGCCGACCAGATCCTCGCCAGCCAGGACACCTACGACCTGATCGTCGAGCGCGGCGAAGAGGACAAGGCCAGCGAGATCGGCCGCTTCCCGCGCCTCTTTGCCGGCGTCGAGACCGTGCCGCCCGGCATGACCTGGCCGACCATGACCTTTACCGGCAAGATGACCCTCTGGCTCGGCAAGCTCGAAGTGCAGCTGCTGCAGCTGGGCCGCGGCCACACCAAGGGCGATACGGTGGTCTGGCTGCCGGGCGAGAAGACGCTGCTGTCGGGCGACCTCGTCGAGTTCGACGCCACGCCGTACGCGGGCGACGCCTACTTCCAGGACTGGCCGAAGACGTTGGACAACATCGCCGCGCTCAAGCCCAAGGCGCTGGTGCCCGGCCGCGGCGCGGCGCTCACGACGCCGGACGAAGTCGCCAGGGGCCTCGCCGGCACGCGCGACTTCATCGCCGATGTCTGGGCCAGCGTGAGCGCCAGCGCCAAATCGGGCAAGGACCTGAACACGGTCTACAAGGAAACCTACGCCAAGCTCAAGCCCAAGTACGGCCACTGGGTGATCTTCGACCACTGCATGCCCTTCGACGTCACGCGCTGCTACGACGAGGCGACGAAGTACGCCGACCCGCGCATCTGGACCGCCGAGCGCGACGTCGAGATGTGGAAGGCGCTGGAAGGCTGA
- a CDS encoding IclR family transcriptional regulator translates to MSSDNDRAQRGIQSIEVGGQLLRALVHHGRPMALKDLAREAEMSAAKAHPYMVSFGRLGLIEQDRTSGHYLLGPLALQLGLISLQQANPVHVATPLITELAQQIGQTVAIAVWGDRGATIVRIAESPAPLHVNMRHGTVFSLTNTASGRLFGAYLDSAVVQRLLEEERQRERKGIAEPPQRGMPPLRPLPSWKDFEAQLHEVRARGLSRSEGEILPGVSAMSAPAFDHTGAIVLALTAIGPAAIFDTRWDGEIALALKACADQVSERLGAISSRP, encoded by the coding sequence ATGAGCAGCGACAACGATCGCGCCCAGCGCGGCATCCAGAGCATCGAGGTGGGGGGCCAGCTGCTGCGCGCCCTGGTCCACCACGGCCGGCCGATGGCGCTGAAGGACCTCGCGCGCGAGGCCGAGATGTCCGCGGCCAAGGCGCATCCGTACATGGTCAGCTTCGGCCGCCTCGGGCTGATCGAACAGGACCGCACCAGCGGCCACTATCTGCTCGGACCACTCGCGTTGCAACTGGGGTTGATCAGCCTGCAGCAGGCGAACCCGGTGCACGTGGCAACGCCGCTGATCACCGAGCTCGCGCAGCAGATCGGGCAGACGGTGGCGATCGCGGTATGGGGCGACCGGGGCGCAACCATCGTGCGCATCGCCGAATCGCCCGCGCCGCTGCACGTGAACATGCGGCACGGCACGGTGTTCTCGCTGACCAACACCGCGTCGGGTCGGCTCTTCGGCGCCTACCTCGATTCGGCGGTGGTCCAGCGCCTGCTCGAAGAAGAACGCCAGCGCGAACGCAAGGGCATCGCCGAGCCGCCGCAGCGCGGCATGCCGCCGCTACGACCGCTGCCGAGCTGGAAGGACTTCGAGGCGCAGCTGCACGAAGTGCGCGCACGCGGCCTGAGCCGCTCCGAAGGCGAGATCCTGCCCGGCGTGAGCGCGATGTCCGCGCCGGCCTTCGATCACACCGGCGCGATCGTGCTCGCGCTGACCGCGATCGGGCCGGCGGCGATCTTCGATACGCGCTGGGACGGCGAGATCGCGCTGGCGCTCAAGGCCTGCGCCGACCAGGTGTCCGAGCGGCTGGGCGCTATTTCTTCAAGGCCTTGA
- a CDS encoding GFA family protein produces the protein MSAAADAFPAEGGCTCRAVRFRMTTRPLFVNCCHCRWCQRETGTAFALNAMIESERVELLQGEVEMVDTPSLSGKGQKIARCPQCRIALWSHYAGAGEAVKFVRVGTLDDPDLLPPDIHIFTASKQPWVVLPPGMPAVLAYYSRSQYWPPESIERLKALKK, from the coding sequence ATGAGCGCAGCAGCCGACGCCTTTCCTGCCGAAGGCGGCTGCACCTGCCGCGCGGTGCGCTTTCGCATGACGACGCGGCCGCTGTTCGTCAACTGCTGCCACTGCCGCTGGTGCCAGCGCGAGACCGGCACCGCGTTCGCGCTCAACGCGATGATCGAAAGCGAGCGCGTCGAACTGCTGCAGGGCGAGGTCGAGATGGTCGACACGCCCTCGCTGAGCGGCAAGGGCCAGAAGATCGCGCGCTGCCCGCAGTGCCGCATCGCACTCTGGAGCCACTATGCGGGCGCCGGCGAGGCAGTGAAGTTCGTGCGCGTCGGCACGCTCGACGACCCCGACCTGCTGCCGCCCGACATCCACATCTTCACGGCCTCGAAGCAGCCGTGGGTGGTGCTGCCGCCGGGCATGCCGGCGGTTCTGGCGTACTACAGCCGCTCGCAGTACTGGCCGCCCGAGAGCATCGAGCGGCTCAAGGCCTTGAAGAAATAG
- the pyrF gene encoding orotidine-5'-phosphate decarboxylase — protein MTFLDKLRAAERQNGSLLCVGLDPEPTKFPAHLRGDASKIFDFCARIVDATADLAIAFKPQIAYFAAHRAEDQLEQLMEHMRRNAPQVPTILDAKRGDIGSTAEQYAREAFERYGADAVTLSPFMGFDSVEPYLRFEGKGAFLLCRTSNPGGSDLQGQRLAGVPGEPFLYEHVAKLAQGPWNLNGQLGLVVGATYPNEIERVRALAPTVPLLIPGVGAQGGDAVATVRAGWRSDAPIVVNSSRAICYASAGDDFAEAARREATRTRDALEAAKAA, from the coding sequence ATGACCTTCCTGGACAAGCTGCGCGCCGCCGAGCGCCAGAACGGCTCGCTGCTGTGCGTCGGGCTCGACCCCGAGCCGACGAAATTCCCCGCCCACCTGCGGGGCGACGCCAGCAAGATCTTCGACTTCTGCGCCCGCATCGTCGATGCGACTGCCGACCTCGCGATCGCCTTCAAGCCGCAGATCGCCTATTTCGCCGCCCATCGCGCCGAGGACCAGCTCGAGCAGCTCATGGAGCACATGCGCCGCAATGCGCCGCAGGTGCCCACCATCCTCGACGCCAAGCGCGGCGACATCGGCTCCACCGCCGAACAGTACGCGCGCGAGGCCTTCGAGCGCTACGGTGCCGATGCGGTGACGCTGTCGCCCTTCATGGGTTTCGATTCGGTCGAGCCCTATCTGCGCTTCGAAGGCAAGGGCGCCTTCCTGCTGTGCCGCACCAGCAATCCGGGCGGCTCCGACCTGCAGGGCCAGCGTCTGGCCGGTGTGCCGGGCGAGCCATTCCTGTACGAGCACGTCGCGAAGCTGGCGCAGGGCCCGTGGAACCTCAACGGCCAGCTCGGGCTGGTGGTCGGCGCGACCTATCCCAACGAGATCGAGCGCGTCCGCGCGCTCGCGCCGACCGTGCCGCTCCTGATCCCGGGCGTCGGCGCGCAGGGCGGCGACGCGGTCGCGACCGTCCGTGCCGGGTGGCGTTCCGATGCGCCGATCGTGGTCAATTCGTCGCGCGCGATCTGCTATGCCTCGGCCGGCGACGACTTCGCCGAAGCCGCGCGCCGCGAAGCCACGCGCACCCGCGACGCGCTCGAAGCCGCCAAGGCGGCCTGA
- a CDS encoding uracil-DNA glycosylase family protein, translated as MTPRQRAMLEEMGIRLFWWPKEEAGDVPAVVAEAPAAAPVEEAVETPAEGAPAPAARPVAAAPVAAPVPPARAPIAPMHGATVLADAPRHLYGGEAMAQGGWLVVADMPPELHGRHGEPFAGDAGRLLDNMLRALQLHDGALPVHLVRTHRGVASGQPDSPRPLAEVFAESAAALAPRLVLAMGPLAAQSLLQSGDPLGKLRGRALPVAMLPGFDVPVVASYHPAYLLRNPADKARAWADLCLAAEELAHRS; from the coding sequence ATGACGCCGCGGCAGCGCGCGATGCTCGAGGAAATGGGCATCAGGCTTTTCTGGTGGCCCAAGGAAGAGGCGGGCGATGTGCCAGCCGTGGTGGCCGAAGCGCCCGCCGCCGCGCCGGTGGAGGAAGCCGTCGAAACGCCGGCCGAAGGCGCCCCCGCTCCGGCTGCGCGTCCGGTCGCTGCGGCGCCAGTGGCCGCGCCCGTTCCGCCCGCACGCGCACCGATCGCCCCGATGCACGGCGCCACCGTGCTCGCCGACGCGCCCCGCCATCTCTACGGCGGCGAGGCGATGGCCCAGGGCGGCTGGCTGGTCGTCGCCGACATGCCGCCCGAACTCCACGGCCGCCATGGCGAGCCCTTCGCCGGTGACGCCGGCCGCCTCCTCGACAACATGCTGCGCGCGCTCCAGCTCCACGATGGCGCGCTGCCGGTGCACCTGGTGCGCACGCACCGTGGCGTCGCTTCGGGCCAGCCCGACAGCCCGCGGCCGCTCGCCGAGGTGTTCGCCGAAAGTGCCGCCGCGCTCGCGCCGCGGCTCGTGCTCGCGATGGGACCGCTGGCTGCGCAAAGCCTGCTGCAAAGCGGCGACCCGCTCGGCAAGCTGCGCGGGCGCGCACTGCCGGTCGCGATGCTGCCGGGGTTCGATGTACCCGTCGTGGCGTCCTATCACCCGGCCTACCTGCTGCGCAATCCGGCCGACAAGGCGCGCGCCTGGGCCGATCTCTGCCTGGCTGCGGAAGAACTCGCGCACCGGAGCTGA
- a CDS encoding GNAT family N-acetyltransferase has product MSAVLLQSREARLEPITIERVPAVCAIEQTAYTHPWTTANFIDSLAAGYHCQCLVGPAAEEGDASGPPRGARSLWSRALSRPAPETIIGYFVAMKGVDEVHLLNITVAPAFQRQGWAPLMLEALAGWSRAQNAQWLWLEVRASNQRALAIYERSGFRRVGIRKGYYPAYASAREDAVVMSLRLNESNSAWGGLA; this is encoded by the coding sequence ATGAGCGCAGTTCTACTTCAGTCGCGTGAAGCCCGGCTCGAGCCGATCACGATCGAGCGCGTCCCCGCCGTCTGCGCGATCGAGCAGACGGCCTACACGCACCCGTGGACGACCGCCAACTTCATCGACTCGCTGGCAGCGGGCTATCACTGCCAGTGCCTCGTCGGCCCGGCGGCCGAGGAGGGCGATGCATCGGGCCCGCCGCGCGGTGCGCGTTCCTTGTGGAGCCGGGCGCTCTCGCGTCCGGCGCCCGAAACCATCATCGGCTACTTCGTCGCCATGAAAGGCGTGGACGAAGTGCACCTGCTCAACATCACCGTGGCGCCGGCCTTCCAGCGGCAGGGATGGGCGCCGCTCATGCTCGAGGCCCTGGCGGGCTGGTCGCGCGCGCAGAACGCGCAGTGGCTGTGGCTCGAAGTGCGCGCCAGCAACCAGCGCGCGCTCGCCATCTATGAGCGCAGCGGCTTCCGCCGCGTCGGCATCCGCAAGGGCTACTACCCGGCGTACGCCAGCGCGCGCGAGGATGCGGTGGTCATGAGCCTCAGACTCAACGAATCCAATAGCGCCTGGGGAGGGCTGGCATGA
- the tsaB gene encoding tRNA (adenosine(37)-N6)-threonylcarbamoyltransferase complex dimerization subunit type 1 TsaB yields the protein MPDKLLAFDTSTETLSIAVRHGDLLLEHTGDGGAQSSGTLIPLVQRLLAEAGLALRELDAIAFGRGPGSFTGLRTACSVAQGLGFGAGLRLLPIDTLHAVAEEARHRFGAQRVVAVLDARMDQVYTACYDLGVEVVASEPDLLEPENVVVPSGWVLAGNAFAAYGDRLPRAPERHAVLPTAAAMLRLAPALLAADRSVAPADAWPLYVRDKVAQTTEERAAIKAAAAKQP from the coding sequence ATGCCTGACAAGCTGCTCGCCTTCGACACCAGCACCGAGACGCTCTCGATCGCGGTGCGCCATGGTGACCTGCTGCTCGAGCACACCGGCGACGGCGGCGCGCAGTCGTCCGGGACGCTGATCCCGCTGGTCCAGAGGCTGCTCGCCGAGGCTGGCCTGGCCTTGCGCGAACTCGATGCGATCGCCTTCGGCCGCGGGCCGGGCTCCTTCACCGGCCTGCGCACCGCCTGTTCGGTGGCGCAGGGACTGGGCTTCGGCGCCGGCCTCAGGCTGCTGCCGATCGACACGCTGCATGCGGTCGCCGAGGAGGCCCGCCACCGCTTCGGCGCCCAGCGCGTGGTCGCGGTGCTCGATGCGCGCATGGACCAGGTCTACACCGCGTGCTACGACCTCGGCGTCGAAGTCGTGGCGAGCGAGCCTGACCTGCTCGAGCCCGAGAACGTCGTCGTGCCGTCCGGCTGGGTGCTCGCCGGCAATGCCTTCGCCGCCTATGGCGACCGCCTGCCGCGCGCGCCCGAGCGGCACGCCGTGCTCCCGACGGCCGCCGCGATGCTGCGCCTGGCGCCGGCCCTGCTCGCGGCGGACCGCAGCGTCGCGCCTGCCGATGCGTGGCCTCTCTACGTTCGCGATAAAGTGGCGCAGACTACCGAGGAGCGTGCCGCCATCAAGGCAGCCGCCGCCAAACAGCCATGA
- a CDS encoding DMT family transporter: MSAAARFSPRTLGLGAAVITVLVWTAFIVIARASASRSLTPFDIAFARICGASLVLIPWGARIVARDGDPAHRSMFGLSPLPLRLTATAGIFGGLAYALLAYTGFFFAPATHASVLMPGSLPLWTTLLAAVVLRDRITPGRALGLLLIVLGDLFVGGASLLHALEGGVIWKGDLLFMSAAFCWASYSVVARKHGLDAVRATIAITVFAFMTYVPVYTLLAATGVVTSRLGSAPLGEIAFQMLFQGVGSVVISGITFTRMVQYFGPVRTTMITALVPGLSALGAVVLLGEPLQWSLIAGLMLVTAGILFGVQRVRVGAVPQAPVPARAAGGGADA, encoded by the coding sequence ATGTCCGCTGCCGCCCGTTTTTCCCCTCGCACTCTCGGCCTGGGCGCGGCCGTCATCACGGTGCTCGTCTGGACCGCCTTCATCGTCATCGCTCGGGCCTCCGCCAGCCGCTCGCTCACCCCCTTCGACATTGCCTTCGCCCGCATCTGCGGCGCCAGCCTGGTGCTGATCCCATGGGGCGCGCGGATCGTCGCGCGCGACGGCGATCCGGCGCACCGCTCGATGTTCGGCCTGTCGCCCTTGCCGCTGCGGCTCACCGCCACCGCCGGCATCTTCGGCGGGCTCGCCTATGCGCTCCTGGCCTACACCGGCTTCTTCTTCGCGCCGGCGACGCACGCCTCGGTGCTCATGCCCGGCAGCCTGCCGCTGTGGACCACGCTGCTCGCGGCCGTCGTGCTGCGCGACCGCATCACGCCGGGCCGTGCGCTCGGCCTGCTGCTGATCGTGCTGGGCGATCTGTTCGTCGGCGGCGCAAGCCTGCTCCATGCGCTCGAAGGCGGCGTGATCTGGAAGGGCGACCTGCTCTTCATGAGCGCCGCGTTCTGCTGGGCGTCGTACAGCGTGGTGGCGCGCAAGCACGGCCTCGACGCGGTGCGCGCGACCATCGCGATCACCGTCTTCGCCTTCATGACCTACGTGCCGGTCTACACGCTGCTGGCGGCAACCGGCGTGGTCACGAGCCGGCTCGGCAGCGCGCCGCTGGGCGAGATCGCGTTCCAGATGCTGTTCCAGGGCGTCGGCTCCGTGGTGATCTCGGGCATCACCTTCACGCGGATGGTCCAGTACTTCGGGCCGGTGCGCACCACCATGATCACGGCGCTGGTGCCGGGCCTGTCCGCGCTCGGCGCGGTCGTGCTGCTGGGCGAGCCGCTGCAATGGAGTCTCATCGCGGGGCTGATGCTGGTCACGGCCGGCATCCTGTTCGGCGTGCAGCGCGTCAGGGTGGGGGCGGTGCCGCAAGCGCCGGTGCCTGCCCGCGCAGCCGGAGGCGGTGCCGATGCCTGA